From the genome of Candidatus Tectomicrobia bacterium:
CAAGTTGACCGCCGCGGCCCGGTGGGTTGAAATGCGCCCCAGTCGATCCCTCATCCGGCACAAGGAGAACGAATCGTGGCGTCCGGCCGGCTTGCCGTCATCGGCGGCGGGAACATGGGGGAGGCCCTCGCCAAGGGCATGATGAGCGCCCGCTACGCGGGGGCGGATTCCCTGATCATCGCCGAGCCCGTCGAGGCGCGGGCCCGCTACCTCCGGGAAACGCACGGTTTGCAGGTGGTTTCCGGGGCGGCGGAGGCGGCGGGCCAGGCCGAGAAGGTGGTCTTCGCCGTCAAGCCGCAGGCGCTGGGGGCGGTGCTGTCTTCCCTGAAGGGGGTTATCGGACCGAGGCATCTCCTCATCTCGATCGTGGCGGGAGCCCCCACCCGGCGCTTCGTGGAGGCGTTCGGGGAAGGCACCCGGATCGTCCGCGTCATGCCCAACACCCCCGCCCTCATCGGGCAGGGCGCCGCGGGCCTCGCCGCCGGCGGAGGGGCGAAAGCCGGGGACTTGGCCGAGGCCCGGAGAATGCTTGAGTCGGTGGGGAAGGCGGTCGAGGTTCCCGAAGGCCTGATGGACGCCGTGACCGGCCTCTCGGGAAGCGGCCCGGCGTATGTCTTCGTCTTCATCGAGGCCCTGGCGGACGGGGGGGTGCGGGCCGGCTTGCCCCGGGATCAGGCCCTCCTCCTGGCGGCCCAGACGGTGCTGGGCGCGGCCAGGATGCTCCTCGATACGGGGGAGCATCCGGGGCGCCTCAAGGACATGGTGGCCTCCCCCGGGGGGACGACCATCGCCGGGCTGCACGCCCTGGAGAGCGGCGGCTTCCGCAACGCGGTGATGGACGCCGTGCTCGCAGCGACGCGGCGGAGCGCCGAGCTGGGCAGGGGCGAGAGCGCCGTCTGAGCGGGCGAGAAGGAGAGCGAATGTTCCTGTTCGGGAACCTCATCCACGCCGTGGCGGTGCTGCTGAGCTACGTTCTCACGATCTACATCTGGGTCATTATCATTCGCGCGTTGATTTCGTGGGTGAATCCGGATCCTTACAACCCCATCGTGCAGATCCTTCACCGCGTCACAGAGCCGGTGCTCGCGCCGGTGCGCAGGCGTTTGCCGGACTTCGGGGGCCTCGACATCAGTCCCATCGTGGTCCTGCTCATTATCTTTTTCCTTCAGAGTTTCCTGGTGGCGAGCCTCATGGACCTGGCTCGTCTACTTCGATGACGGCGGGAGAGGCGATGAGAATGACCGGCGAGGACATCCGGAGGCAGGAGTTCCCCATTCGGCTGCGGGGCTACAACCGGCTCGACGTGGACGCCTTTCTGCACGCGGCCGCCGACGCCGTGGACGAGCTGATGCGGCGGAACGAGGAGCTCGATGGGCGGTGCGCGGAGCTGACGGCGCAGGTGCAGGCCCTCAAGGAGCGCGAAGAAACCCTCCAGCGGGCCCTGGTGGCGGTAAACGACCTCCGGGAGGAGGCGGGCCGCCGCGCCCAGGAGATCCGCCAACAGGC
Proteins encoded in this window:
- a CDS encoding YggT family protein, giving the protein MFLFGNLIHAVAVLLSYVLTIYIWVIIIRALISWVNPDPYNPIVQILHRVTEPVLAPVRRRLPDFGGLDISPIVVLLIIFFLQSFLVASLMDLARLLR
- the proC gene encoding pyrroline-5-carboxylate reductase, with amino-acid sequence MVASGRLAVIGGGNMGEALAKGMMSARYAGADSLIIAEPVEARARYLRETHGLQVVSGAAEAAGQAEKVVFAVKPQALGAVLSSLKGVIGPRHLLISIVAGAPTRRFVEAFGEGTRIVRVMPNTPALIGQGAAGLAAGGGAKAGDLAEARRMLESVGKAVEVPEGLMDAVTGLSGSGPAYVFVFIEALADGGVRAGLPRDQALLLAAQTVLGAARMLLDTGEHPGRLKDMVASPGGTTIAGLHALESGGFRNAVMDAVLAATRRSAELGRGESAV
- a CDS encoding DivIVA domain-containing protein, yielding MRMTGEDIRRQEFPIRLRGYNRLDVDAFLHAAADAVDELMRRNEELDGRCAELTAQVQALKEREETLQRALVAVNDLREEAGRRAQEIRQQAEREAERMAEEAEEAARRVREDAESEVVRMREEAEALLHRQGKMVRSMLDTIRAQLRLAEQEDERLGHDLARLEGREGGKVISISKAEGDRP